A stretch of Mucilaginibacter terrae DNA encodes these proteins:
- a CDS encoding DsbA family oxidoreductase → MKIQIWSDVMCPFCYIGKRRFEEALSAFEYKDKVQIEWKSFQLNPQLKTDTSISINQYLADAKGWTLDYAKQLNSQVTDMAAQVGLTYNFDDAVVANSFNAHRFTHLAKKYGKGDAAEEQLFQAYFTNGQNIDDIDTLIALGEATGLDATETREVLNSNTYAEQVHHDIYEAEQLGIRGVPFFVMNNHYAVSGAQATEVFLNTLVSAYAEYSQQQSSGLNITEGPSCEVDGDC, encoded by the coding sequence ATGAAAATACAAATTTGGTCGGACGTGATGTGTCCGTTCTGCTATATAGGCAAGCGCAGGTTCGAAGAAGCATTATCGGCATTTGAATATAAAGATAAAGTGCAGATTGAATGGAAAAGCTTTCAGCTTAATCCGCAATTAAAAACTGATACCAGCATCAGCATAAACCAGTATTTGGCCGATGCTAAAGGTTGGACCTTAGATTATGCCAAGCAACTAAATAGCCAGGTAACCGATATGGCTGCTCAAGTTGGTTTAACCTATAACTTTGATGATGCCGTGGTAGCCAATAGCTTTAACGCACACCGCTTTACTCACCTCGCCAAAAAATATGGTAAGGGCGATGCTGCTGAAGAGCAACTATTTCAGGCTTATTTTACCAATGGACAGAATATTGATGATATTGATACGCTGATTGCTTTAGGCGAGGCCACAGGACTTGATGCAACTGAAACCCGCGAAGTGCTAAACAGTAACACTTATGCCGAGCAGGTACATCATGATATTTACGAAGCCGAACAACTGGGCATACGAGGGGTTCCGTTTTTTGTGATGAACAACCATTACGCAGTATCAGGCGCACAGGCTACCGAGGTATTTTTAAACACGCTGGTTAGCGCTTACGCCGAATACAGTCAGCAGCAATCATCCGGACTTAATATTACCGAAGGTCCAAGCTGTGAAGTGGATGGAGATTGTTAA
- a CDS encoding DUF3810 domain-containing protein — MFKPRTQKAFNLQQYLLCIAALTLLLIALFTAGNFPGIIERYYTNGVYIPVSAILHFLLGWLPFSLGDVFYTIIILLFIYSLYRFIINLFQKQFRLIGIGALRFIISLQLFIATFYLLWGMNYSRPPAAQILNLQDSTYTLSELKSVTSMLIDSVNARRAALQHTDTLKSNEAIYQTSVRAIKSAGNTNPALKSYFPEAKSSLFTPVINYLNTAGYFNPFTGETQVNYSMPLLNKPITACHEMAHQMGFAREDEANFIGFMAGKESPDRLLRYSAYYMAMEEFTRNVYHRDSISFKQLKLRLSPAVKQDLKTDQAYWMRYQNQLSYVSSLFYDNFLKANNQPQGLRTYNRMIILTMAYYKKVHR, encoded by the coding sequence ATGTTTAAGCCGCGTACTCAAAAAGCGTTCAACCTACAGCAGTATTTATTGTGTATAGCAGCACTTACATTATTACTAATTGCTTTATTTACAGCAGGCAACTTTCCCGGTATTATTGAACGCTATTATACTAATGGCGTGTACATACCCGTAAGTGCCATACTCCATTTTTTGTTGGGATGGTTGCCCTTTAGCCTGGGCGATGTTTTTTACACGATCATCATCCTGCTTTTTATTTACAGCCTTTATAGGTTCATCATCAACCTGTTTCAAAAGCAATTCAGGTTAATTGGAATAGGGGCATTACGGTTTATTATAAGTTTACAGCTTTTTATAGCTACCTTTTACCTTTTATGGGGAATGAATTACTCCCGACCACCCGCTGCGCAAATATTGAACCTTCAGGATAGCACTTATACCCTTAGCGAGTTAAAAAGTGTAACTTCGATGCTAATTGATAGCGTTAATGCGCGGCGTGCAGCACTCCAACATACCGATACTTTGAAAAGTAACGAGGCCATTTATCAAACATCGGTACGGGCTATTAAAAGTGCTGGCAACACCAACCCGGCCTTGAAAAGCTACTTTCCTGAAGCAAAATCATCATTGTTTACACCGGTTATTAACTACCTGAACACGGCAGGCTATTTTAACCCCTTCACAGGCGAAACGCAGGTTAACTACAGCATGCCGTTATTAAACAAACCCATAACTGCTTGCCATGAAATGGCACATCAAATGGGTTTTGCACGCGAAGATGAAGCTAATTTTATAGGTTTTATGGCGGGAAAGGAATCACCCGACAGGCTGCTGAGATATTCAGCTTATTACATGGCAATGGAAGAGTTTACACGCAACGTGTATCATCGCGATAGCATTTCGTTTAAACAACTTAAACTTCGCCTCTCCCCTGCTGTAAAGCAAGACCTAAAAACCGACCAAGCCTACTGGATGCGCTATCAAAATCAACTTAGTTATGTAAGCAGCCTGTTTTACGATAATTTTTTGAAAGCCAATAACCAACCCCAGGGACTGCGCACGTATAATCGTATGATTATTTTAACAATGGCGTATTATAAGAAGGTTCATAGATGA
- a CDS encoding DUF47 domain-containing protein, producing MSSILSRFLPDNDKMFFGLFNRAASNCTAMAKLLFEAVSGEWIPEQKTEFAQISRLKTASAEIKRQVYATSGKALVSPFERNDMYALASAISAASDYVDASARRINLYSIDAITPPMLELCRIVLDSSMQMETLVRALNNISDSETISHICAEIKQLEHEADKVYDRAFAQLNANETDSINLIKHSEILGALERTTDKFEDVAFVVESILIKNS from the coding sequence ATGAGTTCTATTTTAAGCCGCTTTTTGCCAGATAACGATAAAATGTTTTTTGGTTTGTTTAACCGGGCAGCCTCAAACTGTACAGCCATGGCTAAATTATTGTTTGAAGCCGTTAGCGGCGAATGGATACCCGAACAAAAAACAGAATTTGCGCAAATAAGCCGCTTAAAAACTGCGTCGGCCGAAATTAAGCGCCAGGTGTATGCTACATCAGGCAAGGCGCTCGTATCACCCTTTGAGCGTAATGATATGTATGCGCTGGCGTCGGCTATTAGTGCAGCATCTGATTATGTAGATGCTTCGGCACGCCGTATTAACCTGTATTCTATAGATGCCATTACGCCACCCATGCTTGAGCTTTGCCGCATTGTGCTGGATTCAAGTATGCAAATGGAAACCTTGGTAAGGGCACTCAATAACATAAGCGACAGTGAAACCATATCGCACATTTGCGCCGAAATTAAGCAACTGGAGCATGAGGCCGATAAGGTTTATGACCGGGCCTTTGCACAACTCAATGCTAACGAAACCGATTCGATAAACCTTATTAAGCACAGCGAAATTTTAGGTGCCCTTGAACGTACTACCGACAAATTTGAAGACGTGGCCTTTGTAGTGGAAAGTATTTTAATTAAGAATAGTTAA
- a CDS encoding SDR family oxidoreductase yields MSITTSSPLNKKTVVITGATSGIGRATALEFARHGAKLVLAARQKDVLDEMVDLCDRLGGKAIAVITDVTHPEAMVRLANDASLFGGSLDVWVNVAGIGALGEFTTIPIEVHNQVIKTNLLGYINGAHAAMTHFRKQKQGIIINLNSVGGFVAFPYSVSYTASKFGLRGYSDALRAELHDYPGIHICDVYPGFVDTPGPSHAANYTGKVLKPAPPVVPTYKVANTVVDLAQNPKDSVMLGSAAYFARFSQWIAPKLTRFTSAKFMQLYLKKAEPAPVTNGSIFEPTREHNQISGGYTSKKVSGKKLGKYAGAAGIIAGALYVLKKLK; encoded by the coding sequence ATGAGCATAACAACATCATCGCCCTTAAATAAAAAAACGGTGGTAATAACCGGAGCTACCAGCGGCATTGGCCGTGCAACTGCACTTGAATTTGCCCGCCATGGTGCCAAGCTGGTATTAGCCGCCCGGCAAAAAGATGTGCTCGATGAGATGGTTGACCTTTGCGACCGCCTGGGCGGTAAAGCCATAGCTGTAATTACCGATGTTACCCATCCTGAAGCTATGGTGCGTTTGGCCAATGATGCCAGCCTGTTTGGAGGAAGTTTGGACGTATGGGTAAATGTGGCCGGTATTGGTGCGTTGGGTGAATTTACCACCATACCTATTGAGGTGCACAACCAGGTTATTAAAACCAACCTGTTGGGTTACATAAATGGCGCTCATGCCGCCATGACGCATTTCAGGAAGCAAAAACAGGGAATTATTATTAATCTTAATTCGGTTGGGGGCTTTGTGGCTTTCCCTTACTCTGTATCATACACGGCAAGTAAGTTTGGCTTGAGAGGTTACTCTGATGCTTTGCGTGCCGAACTGCATGATTATCCGGGTATACATATTTGCGATGTTTACCCCGGCTTTGTTGATACGCCCGGACCAAGCCATGCAGCTAATTACACTGGCAAGGTTTTAAAACCGGCCCCACCTGTAGTGCCTACTTATAAGGTGGCTAATACAGTAGTAGATTTAGCTCAAAATCCTAAAGACTCGGTTATGTTGGGCAGTGCGGCTTATTTTGCGCGCTTCAGCCAGTGGATTGCTCCTAAACTTACCCGCTTTACATCGGCCAAATTTATGCAGCTGTATTTAAAAAAGGCAGAACCCGCTCCGGTAACCAACGGTAGTATTTTTGAACCTACACGCGAGCATAACCAAATATCGGGCGGTTACACTTCAAAAAAAGTAAGCGGCAAAAAGTTAGGCAAGTATGCAGGAGCGGCCGGTATTATTGCCGGAGCATTGTACGTGCTTAAAAAATTAAAATAG
- a CDS encoding pirin family protein has protein sequence MRSVKKIHQAVYAPIANLVTYRALPTQSVEYIDPFLFLNHHGPQVYPAHNSGLPFGPHPHRGMETVTFIIEGDIAHKDSSGHESVIKAGGIQWMRAGRGLIHAEVSSNEFKQEGGPLEILQLWVNLPAKLKMAEPFYIGKQKDEIPVLQLNECTVTANLISGQWKDVQGAFESETGIFLSTIHFKPGAELDVQIPEAHSIFFYVITGEVVVNGTAVRALHLAEFDHNGDTLTIQAKPDSMLLLGHAMPFNEPVVSHGPFVMNTQQEIKQAYDDYNAGKFGYWDE, from the coding sequence ATGCGAAGCGTTAAAAAAATACACCAGGCCGTATATGCGCCCATTGCTAATTTGGTAACCTACCGTGCACTACCCACTCAATCGGTTGAGTATATCGATCCGTTTTTGTTTTTAAATCATCATGGTCCGCAGGTTTACCCGGCACATAATAGCGGCTTGCCGTTTGGCCCTCACCCGCACAGAGGAATGGAAACTGTTACCTTTATTATAGAGGGAGATATTGCCCATAAGGACAGTAGCGGTCACGAAAGTGTAATTAAAGCCGGTGGTATACAATGGATGCGCGCCGGGCGCGGACTAATACATGCCGAAGTATCATCAAATGAATTTAAGCAGGAGGGTGGTCCGCTCGAAATATTGCAGTTATGGGTAAACCTGCCTGCCAAACTCAAAATGGCCGAGCCCTTTTACATTGGTAAGCAAAAAGATGAAATACCGGTATTGCAATTAAATGAATGTACGGTTACAGCCAACCTCATATCGGGCCAGTGGAAGGATGTACAAGGTGCCTTTGAATCAGAAACAGGCATATTTCTGAGTACCATACATTTTAAACCAGGGGCCGAACTGGATGTACAAATTCCCGAAGCGCACAGTATTTTCTTTTACGTAATTACAGGTGAGGTAGTTGTTAACGGCACTGCCGTACGCGCCTTACATCTGGCCGAATTTGATCATAACGGCGACACTCTTACCATACAAGCCAAACCCGATAGCATGCTGTTGCTGGGCCATGCTATGCCGTTTAATGAACCTGTAGTATCGCACGGACCGTTTGTAATGAATACCCAGCAAGAGATCAAACAAGCGTATGATGATTATAATGCAGGTAAGTTTGGCTACTGGGATGAGTAG
- a CDS encoding TonB-dependent receptor translates to MQFKHTTLCLLVLILLCSLQASAQKKFTISGTIRDAATGETLIGASIKIEGPAGKVGTSTNGYGFYSLTAAEGTYTLSVSYVSYQVISQTVNLNQNTNLNLDLKAGNELAAVIVSARDRKDQNVRSPQMGVEKLDMKLLDNLPVLFGEKDVLKTIQLLPGVKSGGEGNTGFFVRGGASDQNLILLDEATVYNSSHLLGFFSTFNADAIKTADLYKGGMPSQYGGRLSSVLDVKMDDGNNKNFSMQGGLGLISSRLKLEGPLIKDKSSFMISARRTYIDFILKAVPDSNLKGNTLNFYDLNAKVNYKFDDKNTVYLSGYFGKDNIGIKDLFKNDWGNSTATLRYNHVFNSRLFSNASLIYNKYNYSVELLDEVNSFTATSLIRDFNLKEDLQYFSNKHTIRFGAQATHHRIAPSDIIPGSNSSFNPLSIENRYGLESSAYISDEYVVNPRLNLLYGLRASWFSLLGPGTFDTYNASGSVTSSRTYSSGKFVQNYFNLEPRFSASFTINERNSIKASYNRNTQNIHILSNAASSSPTDQYVMSSNNIRPEIADQVAFGFFKNISNNTFEFSAETYYKWMQNQIEYKDAARLLANAEVESQLLFGSGRAYGLELYAKKRTGKLTGWISYTLSRTERKFNGLNNGNYFPARQDRTHDVALVGIYKLNKRWTFSGNYIYYTGNAVTYPAGKYQIGGNTTYYYTERNANRMPYTGRLDLSATLEGKDTGKRFRSSWSFGLYNALNRKNPYSIDFRDVPNDPTRTEAVQTALFGIVPSITWNFKF, encoded by the coding sequence ATGCAATTTAAACACACCACACTCTGCTTACTTGTCCTTATTTTATTATGCAGCCTGCAGGCATCGGCACAAAAAAAATTCACCATCAGTGGCACCATTCGTGATGCAGCCACGGGCGAAACTTTAATTGGCGCTTCGATAAAAATTGAAGGCCCTGCCGGCAAGGTGGGTACCTCTACCAACGGCTATGGCTTTTACTCGCTCACTGCTGCCGAAGGCACTTACACCCTTAGCGTTAGTTATGTAAGTTACCAGGTAATTAGTCAAACCGTTAATCTTAACCAAAACACTAATCTTAACCTCGATTTAAAGGCGGGTAATGAACTTGCAGCCGTTATAGTTAGCGCGCGCGACCGTAAAGATCAAAATGTGCGCAGCCCCCAAATGGGTGTTGAAAAGTTGGATATGAAACTGCTGGATAACCTGCCCGTTTTGTTCGGCGAAAAGGACGTGTTGAAGACCATTCAGCTGCTGCCGGGCGTAAAATCAGGTGGTGAAGGCAATACGGGTTTCTTTGTGCGTGGCGGAGCATCCGACCAAAATTTGATTTTGCTGGATGAAGCCACGGTTTACAATTCTTCGCACCTGTTAGGCTTTTTCTCCACCTTTAATGCCGATGCCATTAAAACTGCCGACCTATATAAAGGCGGTATGCCCTCGCAATATGGCGGCAGGCTATCATCAGTGCTCGACGTAAAAATGGATGATGGCAATAACAAAAACTTCAGCATGCAGGGCGGTTTGGGCCTAATATCATCAAGGCTTAAACTGGAAGGACCGCTAATTAAAGATAAAAGCTCGTTTATGATAAGCGCGCGCCGTACCTATATCGACTTTATATTGAAAGCCGTGCCCGACAGCAACCTGAAAGGCAATACGCTCAATTTTTACGACCTGAATGCCAAGGTCAACTATAAGTTCGATGATAAGAACACCGTTTACCTTTCGGGATATTTTGGCAAGGACAACATTGGTATAAAAGACCTTTTTAAAAATGATTGGGGTAACAGCACAGCCACGCTACGTTATAATCACGTGTTCAACAGCCGTTTGTTTTCAAATGCCTCGCTCATTTATAACAAGTACAATTACAGCGTTGAACTTCTCGACGAGGTAAACAGCTTTACGGCCACCTCTCTCATCCGCGATTTTAATTTAAAGGAAGACCTGCAATATTTTAGCAACAAACACACCATCAGGTTTGGTGCCCAAGCCACACATCACCGCATTGCCCCGTCAGATATTATACCCGGCAGTAACTCAAGCTTCAACCCTCTCTCCATTGAAAACCGTTATGGCTTGGAGTCTTCGGCCTATATTTCGGATGAATACGTGGTAAACCCGCGTTTAAATTTATTGTACGGCTTACGGGCAAGCTGGTTTAGTTTGCTGGGGCCTGGTACTTTTGATACTTATAATGCCAGCGGCAGTGTAACCTCATCACGCACTTATAGCAGCGGCAAGTTTGTGCAAAATTACTTTAACCTCGAACCTCGCTTTTCGGCCAGCTTTACCATTAACGAGCGTAACTCCATCAAGGCATCGTACAACCGTAATACGCAAAACATACACATATTATCAAACGCGGCATCAAGCTCGCCAACCGATCAGTATGTGATGAGCAGCAATAACATCCGCCCCGAAATTGCCGATCAGGTGGCCTTCGGGTTCTTCAAAAACATCAGCAATAACACTTTCGAGTTTTCGGCCGAAACTTATTACAAGTGGATGCAAAACCAGATTGAGTATAAAGATGCCGCCCGCCTGTTAGCCAATGCCGAGGTAGAATCACAATTGTTGTTTGGCAGCGGCCGGGCCTATGGATTGGAGCTTTACGCCAAAAAACGTACCGGCAAACTTACCGGTTGGATAAGCTATACCCTATCGCGCACCGAACGTAAATTTAACGGACTTAACAACGGCAACTATTTCCCGGCCCGGCAAGACCGCACGCATGATGTTGCCCTGGTGGGTATTTACAAGCTCAACAAACGCTGGACATTTTCGGGCAACTACATTTATTACACCGGCAATGCGGTAACCTATCCGGCCGGCAAATATCAGATTGGCGGCAACACTACCTACTATTACACCGAACGTAATGCCAACCGCATGCCCTACACCGGTCGTTTAGATCTAAGCGCAACATTGGAGGGTAAGGACACGGGCAAACGTTTCAGGTCGAGCTGGTCGTTTGGTTTGTATAATGCGCTTAATCGCAAAAACCCATATTCAATTGATTTTAGAGATGTACCGAATGACCCAACCCGAACAGAAGCGGTACAAACAGCGTTATTTGGCATAGTACCATCAATAACCTGGAATTTTAAATTTTAA
- a CDS encoding DUF4249 domain-containing protein, with the protein MKRLYYFLPLLAIVLAFTSCEKVIDIQVNTSPSQIVIEGNVTNTREQQTVKITRSVDYKNTNVYPTVSGAVVKLTDNAGGSWNFSEVSPGVYRSSVMTGRAGRTYTLNVSVDNKTYTAASTMPVQVRADSITLTDVTFGSRTRKMTAVHYTDPKGVANQYRYLLRINGQQTNRIYVFDDRLKDGNISKDELYPDPDDDDSSKDLKSGDVAEVEIQNIDKAVFNYWFTLRQQSRGGPGGATTPGNPPSNFNNGALGYFSAHTYQSISITVP; encoded by the coding sequence ATGAAAAGACTATACTACTTTCTTCCACTTTTGGCCATAGTGCTTGCTTTTACATCCTGCGAAAAGGTGATTGACATACAGGTGAACACCTCACCGTCGCAAATTGTTATTGAGGGCAACGTGACAAATACACGCGAACAACAAACGGTAAAAATTACCCGCTCGGTTGATTATAAAAACACCAATGTTTACCCAACGGTATCAGGAGCTGTAGTAAAGCTCACTGATAATGCAGGCGGTTCGTGGAATTTTAGCGAAGTATCGCCGGGCGTATATCGATCATCAGTAATGACGGGCCGGGCTGGACGCACTTACACACTGAATGTTAGTGTTGACAACAAAACGTACACAGCGGCTTCAACCATGCCCGTCCAGGTACGCGCCGACTCTATAACTTTGACCGACGTTACCTTTGGCAGCCGTACGCGTAAAATGACAGCAGTGCACTACACCGATCCTAAAGGTGTAGCCAACCAATACCGTTACCTGCTGCGCATAAACGGACAGCAAACCAACCGCATTTACGTATTTGATGACCGCCTTAAAGACGGCAACATTAGCAAAGACGAGCTATACCCCGACCCAGATGATGACGACAGCAGCAAAGACCTAAAATCGGGGGATGTAGCAGAAGTGGAGATACAAAACATTGATAAAGCCGTTTTTAATTACTGGTTTACCCTAAGGCAGCAAAGCCGCGGCGGGCCGGGCGGTGCTACTACTCCTGGCAATCCGCCATCAAACTTTAACAATGGTGCGTTGGGGTACTTTAGCGCACATACTTACCAAAGTATATCTATTACGGTGCCGTAA
- a CDS encoding MFS transporter — protein sequence MGAQAVSFPYPKHYLRIAVSTVFFLPGIIFASWASRIATIQQTLNLSDAALGGILFCIPVGLIISLPVAGWLISRIGSRMLVLLGISAYAVGLVGLGWAPNVPLLMACMVGFGFASNSVNIAVNTQAVATEKLYNKPIMASFHGLWSLAGFAGAGIGTFMIGKNILPLYHFALMTAIVLVILFVSYRYLLNDKGPAETRQGFVMPDRPLIKLGIIAFCSLICEGAMFDWSVIYFKKVLHAHNGWMGAGYTVFMCTMAMGRFIADWFAHRFGLKQTLQISGLLTAVGLLIAVIFPQIPTAMIGFLLVGFGVSSVVPMIYSVAGKSKTMSPGMALAAVSTIGFVGFLVGPPVIGFVAGLFNLRVSFILIAVMGLCVTGISSKVKI from the coding sequence ATGGGCGCGCAGGCTGTATCTTTTCCATACCCAAAACATTATTTACGCATAGCGGTAAGCACGGTGTTTTTCCTACCCGGAATTATATTTGCCAGCTGGGCATCGCGCATTGCCACCATTCAGCAAACTCTTAACCTGAGCGATGCGGCTTTGGGCGGCATTTTATTTTGTATACCGGTAGGGCTCATTATATCATTACCTGTGGCAGGTTGGCTCATATCACGCATTGGAAGCCGTATGCTTGTATTGCTGGGTATATCGGCCTATGCGGTGGGCCTGGTTGGTTTAGGGTGGGCTCCCAATGTCCCGCTGTTAATGGCCTGTATGGTAGGCTTTGGATTTGCCAGTAACAGTGTAAACATAGCCGTTAATACCCAAGCCGTAGCTACCGAAAAGCTTTACAACAAACCCATCATGGCTTCATTTCATGGTTTGTGGAGCTTGGCGGGATTTGCAGGGGCTGGTATTGGCACCTTTATGATAGGCAAAAATATTTTGCCGCTGTACCATTTTGCTTTGATGACCGCCATTGTGTTGGTTATACTTTTTGTGAGCTATCGCTATTTGTTGAATGATAAAGGCCCTGCCGAAACCCGGCAAGGTTTTGTTATGCCCGACAGGCCGCTCATTAAACTGGGCATTATTGCATTTTGCTCATTAATTTGCGAGGGTGCCATGTTTGATTGGAGCGTAATTTACTTTAAAAAAGTACTCCATGCCCATAATGGCTGGATGGGAGCGGGCTACACTGTATTTATGTGTACCATGGCCATGGGCCGCTTTATTGCCGATTGGTTTGCACACCGTTTTGGGCTAAAGCAAACATTACAAATAAGCGGATTGCTTACAGCAGTGGGCTTATTAATAGCCGTTATATTTCCACAAATACCTACAGCTATGATTGGTTTTTTGCTGGTTGGTTTTGGCGTATCATCGGTAGTGCCTATGATTTACAGCGTGGCTGGAAAATCAAAAACCATGTCGCCGGGCATGGCACTGGCAGCGGTGTCAACTATTGGTTTTGTGGGCTTTTTGGTTGGTCCGCCGGTTATAGGTTTTGTGGCAGGTTTATTTAATCTGAGGGTAAGCTTTATACTGATTGCGGTGATGGGCTTGTGCGTAACGGGTATTTCGAGTAAAGTGAAGATTTGA
- a CDS encoding acetylxylan esterase: MLLIIRLSLLKRLPAFTWSILTLVLFACPAQAQEGGGDEGEITINATPVAKDAIYNANSNINYKIDLKNTFNTRQIGTVGYRVLSLDEKEITQRNQPVTINRKGEKSLTLRIPGQGSGFYKVQFVVNFPEYDDTVRRTFGVDPTKIKSEHQAPADFDDFWNKTLAELEKVTPNFKVTEMPDSAKDNRRVFAIEMQSLGNITVRGWMTLPMTKNKRKRFPVLLGLPGYQVNLKPMFGSDEDLAIVVINVRGQGNSRDRIRTLRDDYIFTGLEDRNRYVMRGAIMDCVRMVDFIFSRDELDHDNIMVSGGSMGGFLSIATAGLDHRIKLCSAQNPILCDVKALPGKVVWPLRDFNRYVRANRGLTMDKLLDNLSYFDTKNFASRVKCPTLVGIGLLDHLAPPDNEYAAFNNLQVDKHMIVFKDLGHEVALFYKNYEGRWMRDTFALF, from the coding sequence ATGCTTTTAATAATACGGCTCTCATTACTCAAACGTCTTCCAGCTTTTACCTGGTCTATACTTACTTTAGTATTGTTTGCATGTCCTGCACAAGCACAGGAGGGTGGGGGCGACGAAGGCGAGATCACCATTAACGCCACACCTGTAGCTAAGGATGCTATTTATAATGCTAATAGCAATATCAACTACAAAATCGATCTTAAAAATACGTTTAACACCAGGCAAATCGGCACGGTAGGCTACCGTGTTTTAAGTTTGGATGAAAAAGAAATCACCCAAAGGAACCAGCCCGTAACCATCAATCGTAAAGGCGAAAAAAGCTTAACCCTGCGCATACCGGGGCAAGGTTCAGGTTTTTACAAAGTACAGTTTGTGGTCAACTTTCCCGAGTATGACGATACCGTGCGTCGTACATTCGGGGTCGATCCTACCAAAATTAAATCGGAACACCAGGCTCCTGCAGATTTTGATGACTTTTGGAACAAGACACTGGCCGAACTGGAAAAAGTAACTCCCAATTTTAAAGTAACCGAGATGCCCGATTCGGCTAAAGATAACCGCCGGGTTTTTGCCATCGAGATGCAATCATTAGGCAATATTACCGTGCGCGGGTGGATGACCTTACCCATGACTAAAAATAAACGTAAGCGTTTCCCTGTACTGTTAGGTTTGCCTGGTTACCAGGTTAATCTGAAGCCCATGTTTGGGTCGGATGAGGATTTGGCCATTGTGGTTATCAATGTAAGAGGGCAGGGCAACAGCCGCGACCGCATACGCACCCTGCGCGATGATTATATTTTTACCGGCCTCGAAGACAGGAACCGCTATGTAATGCGTGGTGCCATTATGGATTGCGTGCGCATGGTTGATTTTATTTTTTCACGCGATGAATTGGACCATGATAATATTATGGTATCGGGCGGTAGCATGGGAGGCTTCCTTTCCATAGCAACGGCAGGCCTTGATCATCGTATTAAGCTGTGCTCGGCACAAAACCCTATTTTATGCGATGTAAAAGCCTTACCCGGCAAGGTAGTTTGGCCCCTGCGCGATTTTAATCGCTACGTTAGGGCTAACCGGGGCTTAACCATGGATAAACTACTTGATAACTTATCGTATTTTGATACTAAGAATTTTGCATCGCGTGTGAAATGCCCAACCCTGGTAGGTATAGGTTTGCTCGACCACCTTGCTCCACCTGATAATGAGTATGCGGCTTTTAATAATTTGCAGGTTGATAAGCATATGATAGTTTTTAAAGATTTAGGACATGAGGTGGCCTTATTTTATAAAAACTATGAGGGCAGGTGGATGCGCGATACGTTTGCACTCTTTTAA